A window of [Ruminococcus] lactaris ATCC 29176 genomic DNA:
CTGGGATTTAGAGGTTCAAGAAAATCTACTCCATATGCAGCACAGATGGCGGCTGAGACAGCAGCAAAGGCAGCATTAGTACATGGTCTTAAATCAGTAGATGTATTTGTAAAAGGACCAGGATCAGGAAGAGAAGCAGCAATCCGTGCACTTCAGGCATGCGGAATCGATGTAGTAAGTATCAAAGACGTAACTCCGGTACCGCACAACGGATGCCGTCCACCGAAGCGTAGAAGAGTCTAATTAGAATTCTGCTACGTAAGAAAAGCAATATAGCAAATGTTGATGCAGCGGAGCGTACCGCTGACGTGTATATAAATTAGGAGGATAGAAATGGCAGTAAATAGAGTTCCTGTTCTTAAAAGATGCCGTTCATTAGGAATGGATCCGATTTATCTCGGAATCAATAAGAAATCTAACAGACAGTTAAAAAGAGCAAACAGAAAGATGAGCGAGTATGGTCTTCAGCTTCGCGAGAAGCAGAAAGCTAAATTCATCTATGGTGTGCTTGAGAAACCTTTCAGAAACTACTATGCAAAAGCTAAGCAGATGGAAGGTATGACAGGTGCGAACCTGATGATCATTCTTGAGTCAAGACTGGACAACGTAGTATTCCGTCTTGGACTTGCAAGAACAAGAAAAGAAGCAAGACAGATCGTTGATCACAAGCATGTACTCGTAAACGGCAAGCAGGTAAATATCCCATCTTACCTTGTAAAAGCCGGAGATACAATCGAGATCAAAGAGAATAAAAAAGGCTCACAGAGATACAAAGAGATTCTTGAAGCTACAGCAGGAAATATGGTTCCGGAGTGGCTTGAAGCAGACGCTGAGAATCTGAAAGGTACAGTAAAAGAGCTTCCGGCAAGAGAAGCCA
This region includes:
- the rpsK gene encoding 30S ribosomal protein S11, giving the protein MAKKVAKKVTKKRVKKNVERGQAHIQSSFNNTIVTLTDTQGNALSWASAGGLGFRGSRKSTPYAAQMAAETAAKAALVHGLKSVDVFVKGPGSGREAAIRALQACGIDVVSIKDVTPVPHNGCRPPKRRRV
- the rpsD gene encoding 30S ribosomal protein S4, yielding MAVNRVPVLKRCRSLGMDPIYLGINKKSNRQLKRANRKMSEYGLQLREKQKAKFIYGVLEKPFRNYYAKAKQMEGMTGANLMIILESRLDNVVFRLGLARTRKEARQIVDHKHVLVNGKQVNIPSYLVKAGDTIEIKENKKGSQRYKEILEATAGNMVPEWLEADAENLKGTVKELPAREAIDVPVDEMLIVELYSK